A genome region from Vibrio tapetis subsp. tapetis includes the following:
- a CDS encoding DUF1513 domain-containing protein, with translation MQLMVTDQTRRRLLQAAFWGVALPLPTTFGCASVNADKKPALIGCAISGRDRYQVVIADHRGQPIAVHPLPKRGHGVAVQPNGTQAVAFARRPGDYFQPFDYESGEMKPLVVPEADRHFYGHGVYSKDGEYLFVTEGDKTTSRGIIGVYQVSNGYKKIDEWSGFGIGPHEVILLENNQLAIGVGGVHTLGRTPQNLESMMPSLSYLNMAGELVDQVGLPDHQLSIRHLATDANGAVYCGQQYRGEPDNYPSLVAVHSGLSSGGKGKSGLKMLNAEPEEWARFNHYIASIAVHENTLIATSPRGNCYGIWDLASNKLLELSALPDASGAVASEDGFWLSSGAAKVVHQAYDQPRQTLSSNIYWDNHWSVI, from the coding sequence ATGCAACTGATGGTGACTGATCAAACAAGACGCCGTTTACTACAGGCCGCTTTTTGGGGGGTAGCTTTACCCCTACCCACGACTTTTGGCTGTGCATCAGTGAATGCAGATAAAAAGCCCGCATTGATTGGCTGCGCAATTAGTGGCCGTGATCGCTATCAAGTTGTTATCGCCGATCATCGCGGTCAACCCATTGCGGTTCACCCTTTACCAAAGCGGGGCCATGGTGTTGCTGTCCAACCTAATGGAACGCAGGCCGTAGCATTTGCGCGCAGACCTGGAGATTACTTTCAGCCGTTTGACTATGAATCCGGTGAAATGAAGCCGCTGGTTGTGCCAGAGGCTGATCGTCATTTTTATGGTCATGGTGTTTACTCCAAAGATGGCGAGTATCTTTTTGTTACCGAAGGGGATAAAACGACTAGCCGAGGGATTATTGGGGTGTACCAAGTCTCAAATGGGTATAAAAAAATAGATGAGTGGTCTGGTTTTGGTATTGGTCCACATGAAGTGATCTTATTAGAGAACAACCAACTCGCTATTGGTGTTGGCGGTGTGCATACCTTAGGCAGAACACCTCAAAACCTAGAAAGCATGATGCCTTCATTAAGTTATCTTAATATGGCTGGTGAGCTTGTTGATCAGGTTGGATTACCCGATCACCAACTCAGTATTCGCCATTTAGCAACGGATGCCAACGGTGCGGTTTATTGCGGTCAGCAGTACCGTGGTGAACCGGATAACTACCCAAGTTTGGTGGCGGTGCACAGTGGTTTGTCGAGCGGAGGAAAGGGCAAGTCAGGGTTGAAAATGCTGAATGCGGAACCTGAAGAGTGGGCTCGATTCAATCACTATATTGCCAGTATCGCGGTGCATGAAAATACGCTAATTGCGACTTCGCCTCGTGGGAATTGCTATGGAATTTGGGATTTAGCGAGCAACAAACTTCTGGAGTTGTCCGCACTTCCTGATGCTAGTGGCGCCGTTGCTAGTGAGGATGGATTTTGGTTAAGTTCTGGGGCGGCGAAGGTTGTTCATCAAGCTTATGATCAGCCAAGACAGACGCTTTCATCCAACATCTATTGGGATAACCACTGGAGCGTAATTTAG
- a CDS encoding MarR family transcriptional regulator: MRLAHKRKVQMKLQKHIKAAVANVTAPKATKPAADKIVVEKAVAATPAAKKVVAAATKADVALTPKQQQVLDIVVSNAEGINPKGIGLVAGQEDAKAASWATGALKKLLEENLVVKEQLAGNKVIYKAI, encoded by the coding sequence ATGAGACTAGCACATAAGCGTAAGGTGCAGATGAAACTGCAGAAGCACATTAAAGCGGCTGTAGCAAACGTAACAGCACCTAAAGCAACCAAACCTGCGGCAGACAAGATTGTTGTAGAGAAGGCGGTTGCTGCGACACCAGCGGCGAAAAAAGTCGTTGCTGCAGCTACAAAAGCTGATGTAGCTCTAACTCCAAAGCAACAACAAGTATTGGATATTGTTGTTAGCAATGCTGAAGGTATTAATCCTAAAGGCATCGGCCTTGTTGCTGGCCAAGAAGATGCAAAAGCAGCTTCATGGGCAACAGGCGCACTTAAAAAGCTGCTAGAAGAAAACCTAGTAGTTAAAGAACAGCTAGCGGGTAACAAGGTTATCTACAAAGCGATTTAA
- a CDS encoding L,D-transpeptidase family protein → MKVRHLIVSIFLLCSSSVYAWSQHQSLAWVSSHTPAGTALAHHELLAQIYHGNQYQPIWYQYDAIKQFEAQLEHAALADVSDVFYHRLSELKEARYQNRWQEYDILATDTLLTFMSYSQLAQKEGKGWFFGGRVPAHLPMPEEGSTEALLFAVENDGLQAYLEQYEPNTAAFKKYVTTIDKLKPYVDFFVSDYMQRKHLLRKGDRITHKPELTYRLDILGFDVQHIDQSNKIYDGDLELVVKQFQQRHGLSVDGVIGPKTIYWINRPMEERLRLVALNAQRLRIWPEQRSNIVLVNVPQFAMTYWKEGQKAFESDVIVGRPSRKTPLINTKMDSVILNPRWNVPRKIMVKDILPKAIHSQEYLESHNYEIVKSWHNREVINPDEIDWTEVNPSSFPYRIRQLSGPRNALGQYKFNTPNKNAIFLHDTPAKSLFSKDRRAFSSGCIRIEEAASFAQLLVEQSAVKSQFKQMSLPGEDTLAVTLKRRIPVHIIYQTVWFKNGELQYSDDVYRYDHLSKSSNFDAKLTKIVNLDKVLSAQ, encoded by the coding sequence ATGAAAGTAAGACATTTAATTGTTTCGATTTTTCTGCTCTGCTCGTCCTCCGTTTATGCGTGGAGCCAGCACCAATCTCTCGCCTGGGTATCTAGCCATACACCTGCAGGCACCGCATTAGCTCATCATGAGTTATTGGCTCAAATTTATCATGGTAATCAGTATCAACCCATTTGGTATCAATACGATGCGATCAAACAGTTTGAAGCGCAATTGGAACACGCCGCGCTGGCGGACGTCAGCGATGTGTTTTATCACCGACTGTCTGAACTAAAAGAAGCTCGTTATCAAAATCGTTGGCAAGAATATGACATTTTGGCCACCGACACCTTACTTACCTTTATGTCTTATTCACAACTGGCTCAGAAAGAAGGCAAAGGTTGGTTCTTTGGTGGGCGTGTACCTGCACATTTGCCAATGCCCGAAGAAGGCAGTACCGAGGCGTTGCTTTTTGCGGTAGAAAATGACGGCCTACAAGCCTACCTAGAACAATACGAGCCTAATACGGCCGCTTTTAAAAAATACGTGACGACGATCGATAAACTGAAACCGTACGTCGATTTCTTTGTCAGTGATTACATGCAGCGAAAACATTTGTTACGCAAAGGAGACAGAATAACTCACAAACCGGAATTAACTTATCGTTTGGATATTCTAGGTTTTGATGTTCAGCACATTGATCAAAGTAATAAAATTTATGATGGCGACTTAGAATTGGTGGTTAAACAGTTCCAACAACGTCATGGCTTGAGTGTGGATGGCGTTATAGGGCCGAAAACTATCTATTGGATTAATCGACCGATGGAAGAGCGATTACGTTTAGTTGCACTTAATGCACAACGGCTACGAATATGGCCAGAACAACGCAGTAATATTGTATTGGTTAATGTCCCGCAGTTTGCGATGACTTATTGGAAAGAAGGGCAGAAAGCGTTTGAATCCGATGTGATTGTTGGTCGACCATCACGCAAGACGCCACTCATCAATACCAAAATGGACTCGGTGATTCTGAATCCTAGATGGAACGTCCCACGAAAAATCATGGTCAAGGACATTTTACCTAAAGCAATCCATAGTCAGGAATATCTAGAAAGCCACAATTATGAAATTGTAAAAAGTTGGCACAATAGAGAAGTCATCAACCCTGATGAAATTGACTGGACTGAGGTCAACCCTAGCTCGTTTCCATATCGAATTCGTCAACTGTCAGGGCCAAGAAATGCGTTAGGGCAATACAAATTTAACACGCCCAACAAAAATGCTATTTTCTTGCACGATACCCCGGCAAAATCTTTGTTTTCTAAAGACAGACGAGCGTTTAGCTCGGGTTGTATTCGCATAGAAGAGGCGGCGTCATTTGCTCAATTATTGGTAGAACAGTCAGCCGTAAAATCTCAGTTCAAACAAATGTCTTTACCCGGTGAAGACACATTAGCAGTAACATTAAAAAGACGCATTCCAGTGCATATCATCTATCAAACGGTTTGGTTTAAGAATGGTGAACTGCAATACAGCGATGATGTTTACCGCTATGACCATTTGAGTAAGAGTTCAAATTTTGACGCAAAACTGACGAAAATCGTGAATCTAGATAAAGTTCTTTCTGCTCAATAA
- a CDS encoding ABC transporter substrate-binding protein, with product MKKLILFALTSLFTVSSALAQEWQDIEMKARGQTVYFHAWGGSQQINNYLRWTGENLKRNYGIEFVHVKVTDIAETSARLLAEKTAGKHSNGSVDMVWINGENFKSMKNNKLLFGPFTQDLPNWKYVNTELPVDSDFSEPTLGLEAPWGVGQLVFIHDEKKLSNPPKSFVELLNYSRAFPGRISYPKPPAFHGTSLLKALLIELTNNDASLMKPVNEESFAIITQPLWRYLDTLHPTMWNQGTQFPANGSQSIQLLDDGQIDLAITFNPNEVFSAQADGTLAASTKSYAMEGGALSNIHFLAIPSNATAKEGAQVAINFLLSPEAQSRKGDLSIWGDPSVLKSEYLTGSAKNTKLFKSVAEPHPSWQTALEKEWLKRYGN from the coding sequence ATGAAAAAGCTCATCTTATTTGCGTTAACTTCCCTTTTCACCGTTTCCAGTGCTCTTGCACAAGAATGGCAAGATATTGAAATGAAAGCTCGTGGCCAAACCGTCTATTTTCACGCTTGGGGCGGTAGCCAGCAAATCAACAATTACCTACGCTGGACAGGGGAAAACTTAAAGCGAAATTATGGTATTGAATTTGTTCATGTAAAAGTGACCGACATTGCTGAAACCAGCGCTCGCTTACTTGCTGAAAAGACCGCAGGGAAACACAGCAACGGCAGTGTAGATATGGTCTGGATTAACGGTGAAAACTTCAAATCGATGAAGAACAACAAGCTACTTTTCGGCCCATTTACACAAGACCTCCCTAACTGGAAATACGTCAACACTGAACTCCCAGTAGATAGCGACTTTTCTGAGCCAACATTGGGCTTAGAAGCCCCGTGGGGTGTAGGGCAACTGGTGTTCATTCATGATGAGAAAAAGCTAAGTAATCCACCTAAGAGTTTTGTAGAACTGCTCAATTACAGTCGAGCATTTCCAGGGCGTATTAGTTACCCTAAACCACCTGCTTTTCATGGCACCAGCTTACTCAAAGCGCTTCTCATTGAACTGACCAATAACGATGCCAGTTTAATGAAGCCAGTAAACGAAGAAAGCTTTGCTATCATTACTCAACCATTATGGCGCTACTTGGATACCTTGCATCCAACGATGTGGAATCAAGGCACACAATTTCCTGCCAACGGTTCTCAGTCTATTCAGTTACTCGACGACGGCCAAATTGATTTAGCGATCACTTTTAATCCCAACGAAGTGTTCTCAGCACAAGCTGACGGCACGCTTGCGGCCAGCACTAAGAGCTATGCAATGGAAGGTGGCGCACTATCTAACATTCATTTCTTGGCAATTCCTTCAAACGCAACCGCAAAAGAAGGCGCACAAGTGGCCATTAACTTCTTGTTAAGCCCGGAAGCTCAATCCCGTAAAGGTGATTTAAGCATCTGGGGTGATCCTTCCGTGCTTAAGAGTGAATACCTTACCGGTAGTGCAAAAAATACCAAGTTGTTTAAATCAGTAGCGGAACCTCACCCAAGCTGGCAAACCGCTCTTGAAAAAGAGTGGCTTAAGCGCTACGGAAACTAG
- a CDS encoding GspS/AspS pilotin family protein, with protein MPKSFLSSILLSLMAVLLVSGCASNNDKQKTINLVAEQRASILSAGLPIEYGPLNIMRASAKQGVVEIFMIFNADDASQTPQQLMSYAADYYCSSKDVKNNMEIGVKYRLMLRNPRGQLLIDQMVTMDTCKA; from the coding sequence ATGCCTAAGTCTTTTTTATCGTCCATTTTGTTATCTTTAATGGCTGTACTTCTGGTCTCTGGTTGTGCGTCTAACAACGATAAACAAAAAACCATCAACCTAGTTGCGGAACAAAGAGCAAGCATACTCAGTGCTGGTCTGCCCATTGAATACGGGCCCCTCAATATAATGAGGGCAAGCGCCAAACAAGGCGTAGTAGAAATATTTATGATCTTCAATGCCGACGATGCATCACAAACCCCGCAACAATTGATGTCGTACGCAGCCGATTACTACTGCTCCAGTAAAGACGTAAAAAACAACATGGAAATTGGCGTAAAATATAGACTGATGCTCCGTAACCCTCGTGGACAACTATTGATCGACCAAATGGTGACCATGGATACGTGCAAAGCATAA
- a CDS encoding MBL fold metallo-hydrolase yields MSLKYQVVPVTSFSQNCSIVWCDETMEAVVVDPGGDVKHLVTIIQELGVKVVKILLTHGHLDHVGGTEDLAREMVTPIIGPHKDDNFWLQGLEGQSQMFGFPLTEAFEPDQWLNEGDIVTFGKESMDVLHTPGHTPGHVVFYSASAKLAFVGDVLFNGSIGRTDFPKGDLNTLMESIKGKLWPLGNETTFVPGHGPESTFGKERVSNPYVADEMPIY; encoded by the coding sequence ATGAGCCTTAAATACCAAGTCGTGCCTGTCACTTCTTTTTCTCAAAATTGTTCCATTGTTTGGTGCGACGAAACAATGGAAGCTGTAGTGGTCGATCCAGGTGGCGATGTTAAGCACCTAGTTACTATCATTCAAGAATTGGGTGTTAAGGTCGTTAAAATTCTATTAACTCATGGCCATTTAGACCACGTTGGTGGCACCGAAGATTTAGCTCGTGAAATGGTGACCCCAATTATAGGCCCACATAAAGACGACAACTTTTGGTTGCAAGGCCTTGAAGGCCAAAGTCAGATGTTCGGGTTTCCACTCACTGAGGCGTTTGAACCGGATCAGTGGTTAAATGAAGGTGACATCGTAACGTTTGGCAAGGAATCGATGGATGTCTTGCATACTCCAGGTCACACTCCAGGTCATGTGGTGTTTTACAGTGCATCGGCGAAGTTAGCGTTTGTTGGTGATGTTTTATTTAACGGTAGTATTGGTCGTACTGACTTCCCTAAAGGGGATTTGAATACACTGATGGAATCGATCAAAGGCAAGCTTTGGCCGCTTGGTAACGAAACGACATTTGTACCGGGTCATGGGCCTGAATCCACATTTGGAAAAGAGCGTGTCTCTAACCCATATGTGGCAGACGAAATGCCAATCTACTAG
- a CDS encoding ATP-binding cassette domain-containing protein, with the protein MTLAVENLTIYDRQQSQLFQPLSFTVSNGEVLSLMGPSGCGKSTLLNALAGHLGREFSFSGGITLAGTDISNLAPHKRKVGILFQEDLLFPHLNVWENLAFALPNSVKGQQRQTQALHALEKLGLESLANSLPNQISGGQRARVSLIRMLLAKPKLALLDEPFSKLDQSLRTQFRDWIFEQLSEANIPTVMVTHDQSDVPDQDKCLVWPWNQVQKVTHHVR; encoded by the coding sequence ATGACGCTCGCAGTAGAAAATCTCACCATTTATGATCGCCAACAAAGCCAGTTATTCCAACCACTGAGTTTTACGGTGAGTAACGGCGAAGTGCTTAGCCTCATGGGCCCGAGTGGTTGTGGTAAATCAACCTTGTTAAATGCCCTTGCCGGCCACCTAGGGCGCGAGTTTTCGTTTTCTGGGGGAATTACACTTGCAGGCACGGATATCTCGAACCTAGCACCGCACAAGCGCAAAGTAGGCATTCTGTTTCAAGAGGATTTACTGTTCCCCCATCTCAATGTATGGGAAAACCTCGCGTTTGCTTTGCCTAATTCCGTCAAGGGGCAACAACGCCAGACTCAGGCTTTACATGCTCTTGAAAAGTTAGGGCTAGAATCTCTTGCCAATTCACTACCCAATCAGATATCTGGCGGTCAACGTGCACGTGTTAGCTTAATTCGAATGCTGCTAGCCAAACCCAAATTAGCCTTACTTGACGAACCGTTTAGCAAATTGGACCAATCTCTTAGAACGCAATTTAGAGATTGGATATTCGAACAACTTAGTGAAGCGAATATCCCAACAGTGATGGTGACTCACGACCAATCCGATGTACCGGATCAAGACAAGTGTCTAGTTTGGCCTTGGAACCAAGTTCAAAAGGTGACCCATCATGTTAGATAG
- a CDS encoding septation protein A, producing MKQLIDFIPLIIFFALYKMYDIYVGTGALIIATAIQIAVTYFLYKKVEKMQLITFVMVAVFGGMTIFLHDENFIKWKVTIVYMVFALGLLITQLMGKPVIKGMLAKEITLPDSVWAKINAAWIVFFTFCAALNVYVAFSLPLDVWVNFKVFGLLAATFGFTLLTGIYVYKYMPKDEDGQQDNQPENKD from the coding sequence ATGAAGCAACTGATTGATTTTATCCCACTGATTATCTTCTTCGCGCTCTATAAAATGTACGACATCTATGTAGGTACAGGTGCTTTGATCATCGCGACTGCGATTCAAATTGCTGTGACTTATTTCCTTTATAAAAAAGTCGAAAAGATGCAGCTCATTACCTTTGTAATGGTGGCGGTATTTGGCGGGATGACCATATTCTTACACGATGAAAACTTCATTAAGTGGAAAGTGACGATTGTATACATGGTGTTCGCACTAGGCTTGTTAATCACTCAACTTATGGGCAAACCGGTTATTAAAGGCATGCTGGCAAAAGAGATCACCTTACCTGACTCTGTGTGGGCAAAAATCAATGCAGCGTGGATTGTCTTTTTTACCTTCTGCGCAGCGCTTAATGTTTACGTCGCCTTCAGCCTACCGCTGGATGTATGGGTAAACTTTAAGGTATTTGGTTTGCTTGCCGCGACTTTTGGTTTCACTTTGTTAACCGGAATTTATGTCTACAAATACATGCCCAAAGACGAAGACGGTCAGCAAGACAATCAACCAGAAAACAAAGATTAA
- a CDS encoding DUF2982 domain-containing protein — protein MPTQHLSNISFDFGSPINKKVGVAAVLLGLLLFVVMPTPALALLIWCGIVTLLGVAYFLIEQARVRFTMTDTHFQQHLFKGGWVVTWSNISEISLCHYQKDGWCEPMPWIGIRLKDYSPYINSICPRITTQILLEQRALLYLGAKQKGELSKFEDMVLNGDPHISSSGEQFRGLAAMMANRMRYQRQYWGYDLFISESDLDRPIEEFVGLTRRYLAASPSVSADKPRL, from the coding sequence ATGCCAACACAACACCTGAGCAACATATCATTCGATTTTGGCTCGCCTATTAATAAAAAGGTCGGGGTTGCTGCTGTTTTATTGGGTCTTTTACTATTTGTCGTCATGCCAACGCCTGCCCTAGCACTGCTGATTTGGTGTGGCATTGTCACCCTGCTTGGGGTGGCCTACTTCCTCATTGAGCAAGCGCGAGTTCGTTTCACCATGACGGATACACACTTTCAACAGCACTTATTTAAAGGTGGTTGGGTGGTAACTTGGAGTAATATCAGTGAAATCTCACTGTGCCATTACCAAAAAGATGGCTGGTGTGAGCCCATGCCATGGATTGGGATACGCCTGAAAGACTATTCTCCATACATCAACAGTATTTGCCCACGCATTACCACGCAGATCTTACTGGAGCAACGAGCTTTGCTCTACCTCGGTGCAAAGCAAAAAGGTGAGTTATCCAAATTTGAGGACATGGTACTTAATGGTGACCCTCACATCTCATCTTCTGGCGAACAGTTTCGAGGCTTAGCGGCGATGATGGCAAATCGTATGCGGTATCAAAGACAGTACTGGGGATACGATCTCTTTATCTCCGAATCAGATCTTGATCGCCCTATCGAAGAATTCGTTGGCCTCACTAGGCGCTACCTTGCCGCCTCGCCTTCTGTTTCTGCGGATAAACCGAGGCTCTGA
- the yciA gene encoding acyl-CoA thioester hydrolase YciA, with amino-acid sequence MTKTHDAPHGQLLLRTLAMPADTNANGDIFGGWIMSQLDLAGGILAKEISGGRIVTVSVSSITFKKPVKVGDVVCCYGACSKIGRTSMSIDIDVWVKPVKEDGVGDRFQVCDATFHYVAIDNEGRPRVIEP; translated from the coding sequence ATGACAAAGACACACGACGCTCCACACGGCCAACTTCTACTCCGTACTCTTGCTATGCCTGCAGACACCAATGCAAATGGCGACATCTTCGGTGGTTGGATCATGTCTCAACTTGACTTGGCTGGTGGCATTCTTGCAAAAGAAATTTCAGGTGGCCGTATCGTTACCGTTTCGGTTTCAAGCATCACCTTTAAAAAGCCAGTAAAGGTCGGCGATGTAGTTTGCTGCTACGGTGCATGCAGTAAAATTGGCCGCACTTCTATGTCCATCGACATTGACGTTTGGGTGAAACCAGTAAAAGAAGATGGCGTTGGTGATCGCTTCCAAGTGTGTGATGCTACGTTCCATTACGTGGCGATAGATAACGAAGGTCGCCCTCGCGTTATCGAACCATAA
- a CDS encoding DUF882 domain-containing protein yields MSYSDLNRRKFIQLASAGFVTTTLMPTQALASLASKPRNIVFNNLHTGEKIETCYFDGSTYVTEELDRINHICRDFRRNESHPMDKLLLDKISAIQSALGTNAEVQIISGYRSPATNEMLRGKSSGVAKKSHHMLGKAIDFRLEGVALADVRKAAISLKAGGVGYYPGSNFIHIDTGATRSW; encoded by the coding sequence ATGTCGTATTCAGATTTAAACCGTAGAAAATTTATACAGCTTGCGAGTGCAGGATTTGTAACCACCACGCTAATGCCGACTCAAGCGTTAGCGAGCTTAGCTTCTAAACCTCGTAACATCGTTTTTAATAATCTTCATACTGGAGAGAAAATAGAAACCTGTTATTTCGATGGCTCTACTTATGTAACAGAAGAGCTTGACCGCATTAACCACATTTGTCGTGATTTCCGCAGAAACGAATCTCATCCAATGGATAAGTTGTTGCTAGACAAGATCAGTGCAATTCAATCAGCGCTCGGAACGAACGCAGAAGTGCAGATCATTTCTGGTTATCGTTCGCCGGCAACTAATGAGATGCTGAGAGGAAAATCTTCCGGTGTGGCAAAGAAAAGCCACCATATGTTAGGCAAAGCCATCGACTTTCGTTTAGAAGGCGTGGCGTTAGCTGACGTGCGTAAAGCCGCTATTTCACTTAAAGCTGGTGGAGTAGGTTATTATCCGGGAAGTAACTTTATTCACATTGATACGGGCGCAACGCGATCTTGGTAA
- a CDS encoding ABC transporter permease, whose translation MLRLLYLAVLIICIAPTIPGMVGMFASAFAYIPPLGLSKPSLVGFSAAFDWSGIGHSIWLTVSTTLISSYLALFATFAILQSCWQTKAWQKIENSLAPLMALPHVAFAIGFAFLFSPTGIMVRALESGLALFSIHVDGNWNVPLIQHQSGVGLIAVLALKEITFFLLMSMPVLAQLRIKQTTQMAHSLGYNDNQLWWKCILPQWLSKMRFPLFAVLAFSASVVDVALVVGPTNPPTFAVLVWQWFNEPNLTLLPRAGAGAAILFALCSAMIAFARTLEWLLVKQCRQWQFSGRYGIALPGKSMFATLSITALICFPILLIWSFAQRWKFPDLLPSRWSERFWQTEWSSVLPTISNSVAIATVSATIALLLAIITHEYRLKHKSHVPSFMIAIPLLIPQISLLFGIQVASLLIGADYYYLWVCWAHVFFAFPYVFLSLDGPWRSYDERYTLSALSLGKSPLRTWLQVKAPIVFPAIIYAWAIGVSVSLAQYLPTLVLGAGRISTITTEAVALSSGYDRRVTAIYALWQALLPFVFFFFAYLLKQHQRRKIGQIKPVRTAVRHDARSRKSHHL comes from the coding sequence ATGTTACGCCTGTTGTATTTGGCAGTACTGATTATTTGCATCGCACCTACCATCCCTGGGATGGTAGGTATGTTTGCCTCTGCATTTGCCTACATTCCCCCACTTGGGCTCTCTAAGCCGAGTTTAGTTGGCTTTAGTGCGGCGTTCGATTGGAGCGGTATCGGCCACTCTATCTGGCTCACCGTTTCGACGACATTAATTAGCTCCTATCTTGCCCTCTTCGCTACGTTTGCGATATTACAAAGCTGTTGGCAAACCAAAGCGTGGCAGAAAATTGAAAACAGTTTAGCCCCGCTCATGGCCTTACCTCATGTTGCTTTTGCTATCGGGTTTGCTTTTCTTTTCTCACCTACCGGTATCATGGTAAGAGCGCTTGAGTCTGGGCTGGCCTTGTTCTCCATTCACGTTGACGGCAACTGGAATGTTCCTCTAATTCAACATCAATCTGGTGTTGGGCTCATTGCGGTATTGGCGCTCAAGGAAATCACTTTTTTCTTATTAATGAGCATGCCTGTTCTGGCGCAACTCAGAATCAAGCAAACCACGCAAATGGCGCACAGCCTCGGCTACAACGACAACCAGTTATGGTGGAAATGCATACTACCTCAATGGCTAAGCAAGATGCGATTTCCACTTTTTGCGGTGTTGGCTTTCAGCGCGTCGGTCGTCGATGTCGCTTTAGTAGTAGGGCCAACCAATCCTCCCACTTTTGCTGTGCTAGTTTGGCAATGGTTTAACGAACCAAACTTAACGTTACTTCCGCGAGCAGGCGCAGGCGCAGCCATTTTATTCGCTCTATGTTCGGCCATGATCGCCTTTGCTCGCACCCTAGAGTGGCTTCTTGTCAAGCAGTGCCGCCAATGGCAATTCTCAGGACGGTATGGCATTGCACTACCCGGTAAATCAATGTTCGCTACATTGAGCATTACGGCTTTGATCTGCTTCCCTATTCTACTCATTTGGAGCTTTGCTCAACGATGGAAGTTCCCAGATTTACTGCCTTCTCGGTGGAGTGAGCGCTTCTGGCAAACCGAATGGAGCAGCGTGCTCCCAACGATCAGTAACAGCGTCGCCATTGCGACAGTCTCGGCGACCATAGCCTTGCTTTTAGCCATAATTACTCATGAATACCGTTTAAAACACAAAAGCCATGTACCGAGCTTCATGATTGCGATCCCCTTATTGATTCCGCAAATATCATTGCTGTTTGGCATTCAGGTCGCAAGCTTGTTAATTGGCGCTGACTACTATTATCTCTGGGTCTGTTGGGCGCACGTTTTCTTTGCCTTTCCATACGTATTCCTATCCCTTGATGGGCCATGGCGCAGCTATGACGAGCGCTATACGTTATCCGCTCTAAGTCTTGGTAAATCACCACTTAGAACTTGGCTGCAAGTTAAAGCCCCTATTGTTTTTCCAGCCATCATCTATGCTTGGGCCATTGGAGTGAGTGTTAGTCTCGCGCAATACTTACCAACGCTGGTATTAGGGGCTGGCAGAATATCCACCATTACAACGGAAGCTGTTGCTCTCTCAAGTGGATACGACCGACGCGTAACAGCGATTTATGCCCTTTGGCAAGCACTATTACCCTTTGTATTTTTCTTCTTTGCATATTTATTAAAACAACATCAACGTCGAAAAATAGGACAAATTAAACCAGTAAGGACAGCGGTTAGACATGACGCTCGCAGTAGAAAATCTCACCATTTATGA
- a CDS encoding YciI family protein, which translates to MWYVIFSQDVENSLEKRLSVREKHLARLQQLQDEGRLLTAGPMPAIDSDNPGEAGFTGSTVIAQFNSIQDAQAWADSDPYIAAGVYANVIVKPFKKVF; encoded by the coding sequence ATGTGGTACGTTATTTTTTCTCAAGACGTCGAGAATTCACTAGAAAAACGTTTGAGCGTTCGCGAAAAGCACCTCGCCCGCTTGCAGCAACTGCAAGATGAAGGTCGTCTCCTTACCGCAGGTCCAATGCCTGCTATTGATTCAGATAATCCTGGCGAAGCCGGCTTTACGGGTTCAACGGTTATCGCACAATTCAATTCAATACAAGACGCGCAAGCATGGGCAGACAGCGACCCATACATTGCTGCGGGCGTCTATGCCAACGTAATTGTAAAACCATTTAAAAAGGTCTTTTGA